The proteins below come from a single Dinghuibacter silviterrae genomic window:
- a CDS encoding fumarylacetoacetate hydrolase family protein, which translates to MQLVSYIKDGHEQAALLVDQWLYDMDGLHPELPNTMSMLLQYWDEYFPFLSGAPIMIREGRISQRNATPLAGAALMAPVPHPTSCRDGYAFRQHVEAARRNRKVPMIPEFDQYPVFYYTNHNAIFGPGDISCMPDHFAKLDFELECAIVICKEGRNIRAAEADNYIGGFMIMNDMSARTLQMEEMLLNLGPAKGKDFATVLGPYLVTPDDLDSYRVPPPPGHTGHAYNLAMTCKVNGVELSRGNLADMAWTFAELIERASYGVTLYPGDVIGSGTVGTGCLLELNGTGKLQDPGYTEQWLQEGDVVEMEIEGLGTLTNTIVREEDDFSLLAIKK; encoded by the coding sequence ATGCAACTCGTCTCGTATATAAAAGACGGCCACGAACAAGCCGCCCTGTTGGTAGATCAATGGTTGTACGACATGGATGGACTCCACCCCGAGCTTCCCAACACCATGTCCATGCTGTTGCAATATTGGGACGAGTATTTCCCCTTTTTATCGGGGGCCCCGATCATGATCCGGGAGGGCCGGATCAGCCAGCGCAATGCGACCCCCCTGGCGGGCGCCGCGCTGATGGCCCCGGTACCACACCCCACGTCTTGCAGGGACGGCTATGCTTTCCGCCAGCACGTGGAAGCCGCCAGGCGTAACCGGAAGGTACCCATGATCCCGGAATTCGATCAATACCCCGTATTCTATTATACCAACCACAACGCGATCTTCGGACCCGGCGACATCTCCTGTATGCCGGACCATTTTGCCAAGCTCGACTTCGAGCTGGAATGCGCCATCGTGATCTGTAAGGAGGGACGAAATATCCGCGCCGCGGAGGCCGACAATTATATCGGTGGTTTTATGATTATGAATGATATGAGCGCACGGACCCTCCAGATGGAAGAGATGTTGCTCAACCTGGGACCCGCCAAAGGAAAAGATTTCGCCACCGTCCTCGGGCCCTACCTCGTGACCCCCGACGACCTCGACTCCTACCGGGTACCCCCGCCTCCCGGTCATACCGGTCACGCCTACAACCTGGCCATGACCTGCAAGGTCAACGGGGTCGAGCTCAGCCGCGGAAACCTCGCGGACATGGCCTGGACCTTTGCGGAGTTGATCGAGCGCGCCAGTTACGGAGTAACCCTCTACCCCGGTGACGTGATCGGGAGCGGCACCGTCGGTACCGGTTGCCTCCTGGAGCTCAACGGCACGGGAAAACTACAAGACCCGGGATATACCGAACAATGGCTTCAAGAAGGCGACGTGGTAGAAATGGAAATCGAAGGTCTGGGTACCCTGACCAACACGATCGTCCGCGAGGAAGACGACTTTTCCCTCCTGGCCATCAAAAAATAA
- a CDS encoding sterol desaturase family protein, translated as MKFEKIHNKGQARLFQNQYLEVLTKTHPLVIWGMYLPLIVFMLYFSHHRAGFSWGATVGIFVFAMFFWTLFEYVMHRFAFHFVSERPRVRKFVYIMHGNHHEFPRDKERLFMPPVPSLILAASIFSVQYLLLGHYAFPFFPGFLLGYLLYGSMHYAIHAWNPPFPWMKPLWRNHHLHHYKNDDLGFGVSTSFWDRVFGTTFTAVDHSAPSGALKPNPEKHC; from the coding sequence ATGAAGTTTGAGAAGATCCATAATAAAGGGCAGGCCCGTCTTTTTCAAAACCAGTACCTGGAGGTGCTTACCAAGACGCATCCCCTGGTCATCTGGGGGATGTACCTTCCGCTGATCGTCTTCATGTTGTATTTTAGCCACCACCGGGCCGGGTTTTCCTGGGGGGCGACGGTGGGGATCTTTGTTTTTGCCATGTTTTTCTGGACCTTGTTCGAGTACGTCATGCATCGGTTCGCCTTCCATTTCGTCAGCGAACGGCCCCGGGTCCGTAAGTTTGTCTACATCATGCACGGCAACCATCATGAATTCCCCAGGGACAAGGAACGGCTTTTTATGCCCCCGGTCCCCAGCCTTATCCTGGCGGCGTCGATCTTTAGTGTCCAATATTTGCTGCTGGGGCACTATGCCTTCCCCTTTTTCCCCGGCTTTCTTTTAGGGTACCTCTTGTACGGCAGTATGCACTACGCCATCCACGCCTGGAACCCGCCTTTTCCCTGGATGAAGCCTTTGTGGCGGAACCACCACCTGCATCATTACAAAAATGACGACCTGGGTTTTGGCGTCAGCACTTCCTTTTGGGACCGTGTGTTCGGCACCACCTTTACGGCAGTTGATCATTCTGCACCTTCAGGTGCCCTGAAGCCGAATCCAGAAAAACATTGTTAA
- the lptC gene encoding LPS export ABC transporter periplasmic protein LptC has translation MVTQHWWVGVLGLLLLCACENDMQKVAALGRRTQTPEEAHGIDAYMSQGGKMKARLLAPYMLRYQQDTQRIVFPRSLHCDFYDSLLNIESILDARYGVYYENMNKVYLRDHVKIINLVKKDTIYCEDLYWDQNTGWFYTHHYVEVHRATQAYSGTGMRATQDFNNVFLDSASGHLKVQNDQLP, from the coding sequence ATGGTAACACAACATTGGTGGGTGGGCGTCCTCGGGTTGTTGCTCCTGTGCGCCTGTGAGAACGATATGCAAAAGGTTGCTGCGTTGGGCCGCCGGACCCAGACCCCGGAGGAGGCCCATGGCATCGACGCGTATATGAGCCAGGGGGGTAAGATGAAAGCCCGGCTGCTGGCGCCCTATATGCTCCGCTACCAACAAGATACCCAAAGGATCGTTTTCCCCCGTTCGCTTCACTGCGACTTCTACGACTCTCTCCTCAATATCGAAAGCATTTTAGATGCGCGCTACGGTGTCTATTATGAGAACATGAACAAGGTCTACTTGCGGGACCACGTCAAGATCATCAACCTTGTCAAAAAGGACACCATCTATTGCGAGGATCTTTACTGGGACCAAAACACCGGCTGGTTCTATACCCATCACTACGTGGAGGTCCACCGCGCGACCCAGGCGTACTCCGGGACGGGCATGCGCGCGACCCAGGATTTTAACAATGTTTTTCTGGATTCGGCTTCAGGGCACCTGAAGGTGCAGAATGATCAACTGCCGTAA
- a CDS encoding type III pantothenate kinase, giving the protein METVLCFDFGNTRLKCGVFIDGRLTETRVLVSDEPSVIRPLLDEYTPDKMVLASVVHHHPELETLLRAHGRLHVLSHLSRLPLSTPVGKPETIGADRLAMMTAALTRFPGVHLLVIGLGSAITYNYVDKYGEFLGGSISPGMEMRFKSLHHYTAKLPLVEADWNYPLIGSDTRTNILSGVLLGMAKEVDGVIGAYQDRYKGLEVVMTGGDTLFFSTHLTQPVHIDPDLVFKGLYTIGQWNIM; this is encoded by the coding sequence ATGGAAACCGTCCTTTGCTTCGACTTCGGCAATACCCGTCTCAAGTGCGGGGTTTTTATCGACGGGCGGCTCACGGAGACCCGGGTGCTCGTTTCCGATGAACCCTCCGTCATCCGGCCGCTCCTCGACGAGTACACACCGGATAAAATGGTGCTCGCCTCCGTGGTACACCACCACCCCGAGCTGGAAACGTTGCTCAGGGCTCATGGCCGGCTCCACGTCCTAAGCCATTTGAGCCGCCTCCCCCTCAGCACACCGGTCGGTAAACCGGAGACCATCGGGGCCGACCGTCTGGCCATGATGACCGCCGCCCTTACCCGCTTTCCCGGGGTCCACCTCCTCGTCATCGGTCTTGGTTCCGCGATTACGTACAACTATGTCGATAAATACGGTGAATTCCTGGGGGGAAGCATTTCACCGGGCATGGAGATGCGTTTCAAATCCCTGCACCATTATACCGCCAAATTGCCCCTTGTGGAAGCCGACTGGAACTATCCGCTGATCGGTTCCGATACCCGGACCAATATTTTGAGCGGGGTGCTTCTGGGCATGGCCAAAGAAGTGGATGGCGTGATCGGGGCCTACCAGGACAGGTACAAGGGGCTGGAGGTGGTCATGACGGGCGGCGACACCCTGTTTTTTTCCACCCACCTGACACAACCGGTCCATATCGACCCCGACCTGGTTTTTAAGGGACTTTATACCATCGGTCAATGGAATATAATGTAA
- a CDS encoding LON peptidase substrate-binding domain-containing protein: MTRFVPIFPLSIVVFPGEHLNLHIFEPRYRQLINECFEEQKPFGIPTVIGDAVAEYGTTVTVKNIVKVYDSGEMDIRTEGMEVFRVLELIREVPEKLYSGAIVNYQENQDDGNRELMQVLVQRIRELHEFLQVRKTFTKEDLHLVTYDIAHHVGLSLEEEYEFLQLPREIQRQEYIKRHLGKVLPLLAEMEALKDKIKLNGHFKQLPGLKF; encoded by the coding sequence ATGACACGGTTTGTTCCCATATTTCCATTATCCATTGTCGTCTTTCCCGGTGAGCATTTGAACCTTCATATATTCGAACCCCGTTACAGACAACTCATCAACGAATGTTTCGAGGAGCAAAAGCCCTTTGGCATTCCTACCGTCATCGGCGACGCGGTGGCGGAATACGGTACTACCGTCACCGTTAAGAACATCGTCAAGGTGTACGACTCGGGGGAAATGGATATCAGGACCGAAGGTATGGAAGTCTTCCGCGTCCTGGAGCTGATCCGCGAAGTCCCCGAGAAACTATACAGCGGCGCCATCGTCAACTATCAGGAGAACCAGGATGACGGAAACAGGGAACTGATGCAGGTGCTCGTACAACGCATCCGGGAGCTGCATGAGTTCCTCCAGGTGCGGAAAACCTTTACCAAGGAAGACCTGCACCTCGTCACCTATGACATCGCCCACCATGTAGGGCTTTCGTTGGAAGAGGAATACGAGTTCCTGCAGCTCCCCCGGGAGATCCAGCGCCAGGAATACATCAAACGGCACCTGGGCAAAGTCCTTCCACTCCTGGCGGAAATGGAAGCCCTCAAGGATAAGATAAAGCTCAACGGGCATTTCAAACAATTGCCCGGTCTCAAATTCTAA
- a CDS encoding glycosyltransferase family 2 protein has protein sequence MEKLSVVIITFNEEDNIRRCIDSVGSVADEVVILDSLSTDKTVAIAGEMGAVIYQQAFAGYTAQKNKALDLASFPLVLSLDADEVIDERLAASIRDVKAGARAAGYTMNRCTNYCGKFIRHGSWYPDRKLRLFDKNKARWAGLNIHENVELLEPGKTEHLEGDILHYSYNALEEHITQNNKFSTLSAEAYMAEGKKAGWGKMLFNPAWAFFQGYVLRAGFLDGFHGLVIAANVAHLTFMKYYKLYALNKGIPVKPS, from the coding sequence ATGGAGAAATTATCGGTGGTGATCATCACCTTTAACGAGGAGGATAATATAAGACGCTGTATCGATTCGGTGGGCTCCGTGGCGGATGAGGTGGTGATTCTGGATTCGTTGTCCACGGATAAGACGGTGGCCATCGCGGGAGAAATGGGTGCGGTGATCTACCAGCAGGCATTTGCGGGATATACCGCGCAAAAAAACAAAGCCCTGGACCTGGCTTCCTTCCCCCTGGTGCTTAGCCTGGACGCGGACGAGGTCATAGACGAACGGCTGGCGGCCTCCATCCGGGACGTCAAAGCCGGGGCCCGGGCGGCCGGTTATACCATGAACAGATGTACGAACTACTGTGGGAAATTTATCCGTCACGGCAGTTGGTACCCGGACCGGAAACTCCGGTTGTTTGACAAGAATAAGGCCCGGTGGGCGGGGTTGAACATCCACGAAAACGTCGAATTGCTGGAACCCGGGAAAACGGAACACCTGGAGGGCGATATCCTTCACTACTCCTACAACGCACTCGAAGAACACATCACCCAAAACAACAAGTTTAGCACGCTGTCGGCGGAGGCGTACATGGCCGAGGGGAAAAAAGCGGGTTGGGGTAAGATGCTGTTCAATCCAGCCTGGGCTTTCTTTCAGGGCTATGTACTCCGGGCGGGTTTCCTGGACGGATTCCACGGTTTGGTCATCGCGGCCAATGTGGCCCACCTCACCTTTATGAAGTACTACAAACTGTACGCACTCAACAAAGGAATCCCTGTCAAACCTTCTTGA
- a CDS encoding glycosyltransferase family 2 protein yields MEITSHISPRLVQRPSSTTPLLTLLIPSWNNLDYLRLCIDSIRRHSILPFQIVVHVNEGTDGTLQWLDSQNDIDYTYSRSNIGICYALNHARTLAKGEYIVYINDDMYVCPGWDTALMEEVRAIGHPWFFLSATMIEPRATGNPSVLVGDFGSSAADFREADLLAHFADTPKEDWMGATWPPNIVHRDVWDLVGGYSIEFSPGLYSDPDFSMKLWTMGVRHFRGVARSRVYHFMSKSLGRIVPNDGEKTFVQKWGVSSSYLTKQMLRRGSVYTGPAPDSTPGPGLRLKMTWKRLRAALKKV; encoded by the coding sequence ATGGAAATCACTAGTCATATCAGCCCGCGGCTGGTTCAGCGGCCTTCCTCCACCACTCCACTGCTTACCTTACTTATTCCCTCCTGGAATAACCTCGACTATCTCCGGCTGTGTATCGACAGCATCCGCCGGCATTCAATCCTCCCTTTCCAGATCGTCGTACACGTCAACGAAGGCACCGACGGGACCCTACAATGGCTTGACAGTCAGAATGATATAGACTATACCTATAGCCGGTCCAATATTGGTATCTGTTACGCCCTCAACCACGCCCGTACGCTGGCGAAGGGGGAATATATCGTATACATCAACGACGACATGTATGTCTGTCCCGGCTGGGACACCGCCTTGATGGAAGAAGTACGGGCCATCGGGCATCCCTGGTTTTTTTTGTCGGCCACGATGATCGAACCCAGGGCCACCGGAAATCCCAGCGTTCTCGTCGGGGACTTCGGATCCTCCGCGGCGGACTTTCGCGAAGCCGACCTGCTCGCGCATTTTGCCGACACGCCCAAAGAGGATTGGATGGGCGCTACCTGGCCCCCCAATATCGTCCACCGGGATGTCTGGGATCTGGTGGGGGGCTATAGCATCGAGTTTTCCCCGGGGTTGTATTCCGACCCCGATTTTTCCATGAAGCTTTGGACCATGGGTGTCCGTCACTTCAGGGGTGTCGCCCGGAGCCGGGTGTATCACTTCATGAGCAAGTCCCTCGGGCGGATCGTGCCCAACGACGGAGAGAAAACTTTTGTCCAGAAATGGGGGGTTTCTTCCAGTTACCTGACCAAACAAATGCTCCGGAGAGGAAGCGTGTATACGGGACCGGCTCCTGATAGCACACCCGGACCGGGTCTTCGCCTGAAGATGACCTGGAAACGCCTGCGCGCGGCACTCAAGAAGGTTTGA
- a CDS encoding preprotein translocase subunit SecE, which translates to MRAGLALLLLIVCLGLAAPAARAQCSICTRTAQQLGEKPAKSLNAAILYLMAIPFCVMGFIGYRWWKNEYGNH; encoded by the coding sequence ATGCGTGCTGGACTTGCCCTCCTGCTGCTGATCGTGTGTCTTGGTTTGGCCGCACCCGCCGCCCGGGCGCAGTGTTCTATCTGTACCCGTACCGCCCAGCAACTGGGTGAGAAACCCGCCAAATCCCTCAACGCCGCTATCCTTTACCTCATGGCCATCCCCTTTTGCGTGATGGGCTTTATCGGGTACCGCTGGTGGAAAAATGAATATGGAAATCACTAG
- a CDS encoding response regulator, whose translation MPANKTLLGFSLSIVLILFVGITSYLTILRYDDNAGWVNHTHEVISNINELDRRITETEATGRAYLLSGDDRFLVLFNDAAVHIEFLQDRFREMTMDNFYQTRRIDSLRPLLAERIGFIRKRIQIRQAGTLADVLAQTDMHYGLALQAAVDVLITEMREDEELLLTERNKKMDASKLGALLTDVGGTLVGLAVALALLWYIMRTFAERERVRASLQESNESLEKVSEENQRRNWLLTGASDLNTRLRGEMSLAALAQEAISELCTRVGAQLGALYVMNEETKILQLAGSFAYPLPPGPAPEFALREGLVGQAAFENRPLSVDGLLKDRFRVRTGLGDLAPRFIEAWPVDHEGITAVVELGLEEPLAGSREEYFRLISKDIAVAIQMAVSRTRLNELNDRLQRQAEELQLQQEELQATNEELTRQSEQLQASEEELRVQQEELMQANLQLEEKAQQLKENVEALEIARREIMNKAEEVERNSRYKTEFLANMSHELRTPLNSILILAKLLSENKDTNLTDKQVEYAGVIHKSGQDLLTLINDVLDLSKIEAGKATVSLAPVPVTQLRTDMVSVFREVAEAGQIQFTTDIDPLCPKEIYTDKDRLEQILRNLLSNAFKFTHEGGTVRLHIAAVNPQTVAFRVTDSGIGIPEGQQEVIFEAFRQADGSTNRKYGGTGLGLSISRQLAAMLGGSLDVESVAGKGSTFSLLLPVVFTPKLEDSGTIPDPPAVGEEPLLAGKVLLIVEDDPVFSNILRDFARDKGYETVLASRGDTALQYAKAYLPTAILLDIQLPVVDGWTVLKRLKADAATRSIPVHVISGFDDRARGIEMGAISFIHKPLGKDDLDGVFSAISASGPSTVKKVLIVEDDAVQWEYLDRILREKERDITCVHAADGGQALQRVGEDIFDCIIVDLTLPDMSGFTLLEHLENSGLPSKTKIIVHTGKDLDKEDALRLRRFTNTIVLKGGRSHERLLDEVALFLHKVEEKNGDALSRPHWNIPSGDDVLKGKKALLVDDDMRNVFALSATLQEHGLEVVVAGDGREGLDRLADQPGIQIVLMDIMMPEMDGYEAMRHIRSDKALMGLPIIALTAKAMKDDREKCIAAGASDYITKPVDIDQLLSLMRVWLYNSL comes from the coding sequence TTGCCCGCTAACAAAACCCTGCTTGGTTTTTCCCTCTCGATCGTCCTCATTTTATTTGTAGGGATCACCTCCTATCTCACGATCCTGAGATACGACGACAATGCCGGATGGGTCAACCACACCCATGAGGTGATCAGCAATATCAACGAGCTGGACCGCCGGATTACCGAAACGGAGGCGACGGGCAGGGCGTATCTTCTGTCCGGGGACGACCGGTTCCTGGTCCTTTTCAACGACGCGGCCGTGCACATCGAATTTTTGCAAGACCGCTTCCGGGAAATGACGATGGATAACTTCTACCAGACGCGGAGGATCGATTCGCTGAGACCCCTTCTTGCGGAACGTATCGGGTTCATCCGTAAAAGGATACAGATCCGCCAGGCGGGGACGCTCGCGGACGTGCTTGCCCAGACGGACATGCACTATGGGCTGGCGCTCCAGGCGGCGGTGGATGTCCTCATCACCGAGATGCGGGAAGACGAAGAGCTCCTGTTGACAGAGCGGAACAAAAAGATGGATGCCAGCAAACTGGGCGCCTTGCTCACCGACGTCGGGGGTACCCTTGTCGGCCTGGCCGTGGCCCTCGCCCTGCTGTGGTACATCATGCGCACCTTTGCAGAACGGGAACGGGTCAGGGCAAGTCTCCAGGAATCCAACGAGTCCCTGGAGAAAGTGTCGGAAGAGAACCAGCGCCGCAACTGGCTGCTGACGGGGGCTTCCGATCTCAACACCCGGCTTAGGGGGGAAATGAGCCTGGCGGCCCTGGCCCAGGAGGCCATCAGCGAGCTTTGCACGCGGGTGGGCGCCCAGTTAGGGGCGTTGTATGTCATGAACGAGGAGACCAAGATCCTCCAGCTGGCGGGGTCTTTTGCTTATCCCCTGCCCCCCGGACCCGCCCCCGAATTTGCATTAAGGGAAGGGTTGGTGGGCCAGGCGGCGTTTGAAAACCGGCCCTTGTCGGTGGATGGCCTTTTGAAAGACCGGTTCCGGGTCCGGACCGGTTTGGGCGACCTGGCGCCCCGGTTTATAGAAGCATGGCCTGTTGACCACGAAGGGATCACCGCGGTGGTGGAGCTGGGTCTGGAGGAGCCGCTGGCCGGTTCGAGGGAGGAATACTTCCGGCTAATATCCAAAGATATTGCCGTCGCCATTCAAATGGCGGTGTCCCGGACCCGGCTAAACGAACTCAACGACCGGCTGCAAAGACAGGCGGAAGAGCTCCAGCTCCAGCAGGAAGAACTCCAGGCCACCAACGAGGAGCTGACCCGTCAGTCCGAACAGCTCCAGGCCTCGGAAGAGGAGCTCCGGGTGCAACAGGAAGAGCTGATGCAAGCCAACCTGCAACTGGAGGAAAAGGCGCAACAGCTCAAGGAGAATGTAGAGGCCCTGGAAATCGCCAGGCGGGAGATCATGAACAAGGCCGAGGAAGTGGAGCGGAACAGCCGCTACAAAACCGAGTTCCTCGCCAACATGAGTCACGAGCTCCGGACGCCGCTCAACAGCATCCTTATCCTGGCCAAGCTGCTCTCGGAAAACAAGGACACCAACCTCACCGACAAACAGGTCGAATACGCGGGCGTGATCCACAAATCCGGTCAGGACTTGCTGACATTGATCAACGACGTGCTCGACCTTTCCAAGATAGAGGCGGGCAAAGCCACGGTATCCCTTGCACCGGTCCCGGTTACGCAATTGCGTACCGACATGGTGTCGGTGTTCCGGGAAGTGGCCGAGGCGGGTCAGATCCAATTCACGACCGACATCGACCCGCTTTGTCCAAAAGAAATATATACCGATAAGGATCGCCTGGAACAGATCCTCAGGAACCTGTTGTCAAACGCCTTTAAGTTTACCCATGAGGGCGGAACGGTCCGTTTGCACATCGCTGCGGTCAACCCCCAAACCGTCGCCTTTCGCGTGACCGACAGCGGGATCGGCATCCCGGAAGGGCAACAGGAGGTCATCTTCGAAGCCTTCCGCCAGGCCGATGGTTCTACCAACCGCAAATACGGAGGAACGGGGCTGGGGTTATCGATCAGCCGCCAGCTGGCCGCCATGCTGGGCGGGTCGCTCGATGTGGAAAGCGTTGCGGGCAAAGGCAGTACGTTCAGCCTCCTCCTGCCCGTAGTGTTTACGCCAAAACTGGAGGACTCCGGGACCATACCTGACCCTCCGGCTGTGGGAGAGGAGCCCTTGCTGGCCGGTAAGGTTCTCCTGATCGTCGAAGACGATCCCGTATTTTCCAATATTCTCCGGGACTTTGCCCGGGACAAAGGCTACGAAACCGTGCTCGCGTCAAGGGGAGACACCGCCCTGCAATATGCAAAGGCCTATCTGCCCACTGCCATCTTACTGGATATACAGCTCCCGGTTGTGGACGGCTGGACCGTCCTCAAACGGCTAAAGGCGGACGCCGCGACCCGGAGCATCCCCGTACACGTCATATCGGGGTTTGATGACCGGGCCCGGGGAATCGAAATGGGCGCCATCAGCTTTATCCACAAACCCCTGGGTAAAGACGACCTGGACGGGGTCTTCAGCGCTATATCGGCGTCCGGTCCTTCCACCGTCAAAAAAGTGCTTATTGTGGAGGACGACGCCGTGCAGTGGGAATACCTGGACCGTATCCTCAGGGAAAAGGAAAGGGACATCACTTGCGTGCATGCGGCAGACGGCGGGCAGGCCTTGCAACGCGTGGGGGAAGATATCTTCGACTGTATCATCGTCGACCTCACCCTCCCCGATATGAGCGGGTTCACCCTCCTGGAACACCTGGAAAACAGCGGCCTTCCGTCGAAAACAAAAATTATCGTGCATACCGGCAAGGACCTGGACAAGGAAGATGCCCTGCGTCTGCGGCGCTTTACCAATACCATCGTCCTCAAAGGGGGCCGTTCCCACGAGCGCCTCCTCGACGAGGTGGCGCTGTTTCTCCATAAAGTGGAAGAGAAAAACGGGGACGCGCTTTCCCGTCCACACTGGAACATCCCTTCCGGGGACGACGTCTTGAAAGGGAAAAAAGCCCTGCTCGTGGACGACGACATGCGCAACGTGTTTGCTCTTTCCGCCACCCTCCAGGAACATGGGCTGGAGGTCGTCGTAGCCGGGGATGGGCGCGAAGGGCTGGATCGCCTGGCGGATCAACCGGGGATCCAGATCGTCCTGATGGACATCATGATGCCGGAGATGGATGGGTACGAAGCCATGCGCCATATCCGGTCCGATAAAGCCCTGATGGGTCTGCCCATCATCGCCCTGACCGCAAAGGCCATGAAGGATGACCGGGAGAAATGTATCGCCGCGGGGGCATCGGATTACATCACAAAACCGGTCGACATAGACCAGCTCCTGTCGCTTATGCGCGTATGGTTGTACAATAGCCTGTAA
- a CDS encoding CheR family methyltransferase → MEHLPDLPNEQLDKILTVTDRYFGYDFTGYARASIRRRVAGFMNRSGIRTAGELEYHLLNDETCFPRFLQYVTVNVTEMFRDPGFYKALRENIIPQLASYPFIKIWHAGCSTGEEVYSMAILLQEEGLLERTKLYATDINSYVLGKAKQGIFPLRYMQEYTRNYRNSGGKEVFSGYYTARYDNVVFDASLKKNMVFALHNLASDGSFNEFNLILCRNVMIYFDRTFQQRCVRLFQQSLCLLGYLGLGTKESLAFNDPQRNFEEVDARWKMYRRTR, encoded by the coding sequence ATGGAACACCTGCCTGACCTGCCCAACGAACAGCTGGACAAGATCCTGACCGTGACGGACCGTTATTTCGGGTACGACTTTACAGGGTATGCCCGTGCATCGATCCGCCGGCGCGTAGCGGGTTTTATGAACCGGTCGGGTATCCGGACGGCGGGGGAATTGGAGTATCACTTACTGAACGACGAGACCTGTTTCCCGCGTTTTCTACAATATGTCACGGTCAATGTGACGGAAATGTTTCGCGATCCCGGTTTTTACAAAGCTTTGAGGGAAAACATCATCCCCCAACTGGCGTCCTATCCCTTTATAAAAATCTGGCATGCGGGTTGCTCCACTGGGGAAGAAGTTTATTCCATGGCCATCCTTTTGCAAGAGGAAGGGCTGCTGGAAAGGACGAAATTGTACGCAACGGACATCAATTCGTACGTCCTGGGTAAGGCCAAACAAGGGATATTTCCGCTGAGATACATGCAGGAATATACCCGGAACTATCGCAACAGCGGGGGGAAGGAGGTCTTTTCCGGCTACTACACCGCCAGGTACGACAACGTCGTCTTCGATGCCTCCCTCAAGAAGAACATGGTTTTTGCCCTGCACAACCTGGCCTCCGACGGGAGTTTTAATGAGTTCAACCTGATCCTTTGCCGGAATGTCATGATCTATTTCGACCGGACATTCCAACAAAGGTGCGTGCGGCTCTTCCAGCAAAGCCTTTGCCTCCTGGGTTACCTGGGTCTGGGCACCAAGGAATCCCTCGCCTTCAACGACCCTCAGCGTAACTTTGAGGAAGTGGATGCGCGTTGGAAGATGTACCGCAGAACCCGCTGA
- a CDS encoding chemotaxis protein CheB: MPEQPIEAVMVGGSAGSFEPFAHLIKAVSGKEMPPVVVVFHLMRNVENRVVDLLRFKTGNAQIAEAEEKEFLKPGWVYVAPANYHLLIEEDRTFCLDSSDPVYFSRPSIDVTFESAAQVYGAGVVGILLSGSNGDGTYGMQCIERRGGVPLVQDPEEAEFKTMPLSCIQHLAHPRIYTLNQIEDFFLSRTRA; the protein is encoded by the coding sequence ATGCCAGAGCAACCCATAGAAGCAGTGATGGTCGGAGGCTCCGCGGGGAGCTTCGAACCGTTTGCACACCTGATCAAGGCCGTCTCCGGCAAGGAAATGCCGCCGGTGGTGGTGGTGTTCCACCTGATGCGGAATGTGGAAAACCGGGTCGTCGACCTCCTTCGATTCAAAACAGGGAATGCGCAGATCGCGGAAGCGGAGGAAAAAGAATTCCTGAAACCCGGTTGGGTCTACGTTGCACCGGCCAACTATCATTTGCTGATCGAAGAGGACCGGACGTTTTGCCTGGACAGCTCCGACCCCGTATACTTCAGCCGTCCTTCCATAGACGTCACTTTTGAAAGCGCGGCACAGGTCTATGGAGCGGGTGTGGTGGGCATCCTGCTCAGCGGGAGCAACGGGGATGGTACTTATGGCATGCAGTGCATCGAACGGCGGGGGGGTGTCCCCCTGGTCCAGGACCCGGAGGAGGCGGAATTTAAAACAATGCCTCTTTCCTGCATCCAACACCTGGCCCATCCTCGTATTTATACCTTGAACCAGATAGAAGACTTTTTTTTATCCAGAACCCGAGCATGA